Proteins from one Podospora pseudoanserina strain CBS 124.78 chromosome 1, whole genome shotgun sequence genomic window:
- a CDS encoding hypothetical protein (EggNog:ENOG503PB02): protein MFSGLAQKAALKKIGLPSDTFSQISNAFSNDTSSSPQPSRQPNKLRKSPPDPNNTDNKSWFSVSSLPLTVQPWLSPPPPPVPVSKPPRIGDLAPTDPDRILSPQLGPSGGNRKTIVVFLRCVGCAFAQQTFTDLRNLSLKHRDIAFLAVSHSSPAATEKWVSLIGGKGNVKIVYDPQRKIYASWGMGTGGWGYLLNVNTQVNGFKTKGWLGTTVAASVERTEGFSSMKRLGQGEVEEGMKMGNKWQEAGGWAVDGRGRVVWGGKLAKADESLGLEEGVSLLKL, encoded by the exons ATGTTCTCCGGCCTGGCGCAAAAGGCAGCGCTCAAAAAAATCGGCTTGCCATCTGACACCTTCTCACAAATCTCCAATGCCTTTAGCAATGACacctcgtcatcaccacaaccgtCCAGGCAACCAAACAAACTCAGAAAATCACCCCCagaccccaacaacaccgacaacaaATCCTGGTTCTCGgtttcctccctcccactaACCGTCCAACCCTGgctctccccaccaccacccccagtCCCAGTTTCCAAACCCCCCAGAATAGGCGACTTAGCTCCCACGGACCCAGACCGCATCTTATCACCACAACTCGGCCCCTCAGGCGGAAACCGCAAGACAATCGTTGTCTTTCTCCGCTGCGTCGGTTGTGCCT TCGCCCAACAAACCTTCACCGACCTCcgcaacctctccctcaaacaCCGCGATATAGCCTTCCTAGCAGtatcccactcctcccccgccgccacaGAGAAATGGGTTTCCCTCATCGGCGGCAAGGGCAACGTCAAGATCGTCTACGACCCCCAACGCAAGATCTACGCTAGCTGGGGCATGGGGACGGGTGGGTGGGGTTACTTGCTGAACGTGAACACGCAGGTGAACGGGTTCAAGACGAAGGGGTGGTTGGGAACGACTGTGGCGGCGAGTGTGGAGAGAACAGAGGGGTTTAGTTCGATGAAGAGGCTGGggcagggggaggtggaggaggggatgaagatggggaaTAAGTGGCAGGAGGCTGGGGGGTgggcggtggatgggagggggagggtggtttggggggggaagcTTGCAAAGGCGGATGagagtttggggttggaggaaggggtgagtttgttgaagttgtga
- a CDS encoding hypothetical protein (EggNog:ENOG503NY1R) has translation MAAYYENSQSQWPPAPPPQVGGGWDHQTPPPARSGASSVIPREEPAAFSHQLEEVDRAIDNLLKSGKMYGAPGVGGRHPRAPGGGPGSRPHSVADFGDVRGGPPHQNPTNLQNFYASQRHQTSRGSNEAEQMMQAKRRMAAQRERELRNYHQEQQYNRTAIVDPSGFNKPDRTLSPNSLPEEERRKLIAQQRQALYGEGEFPGGPPLPQARGFYGGGPMYDSGRASLGQIDPSAQGPLEGGQGLASAGGNDQARANSNSSPQSNPSGGGKGMYDAPLAQQTTRTSASSPGGSPPRQASQGGKPGQGSVAPIGTRPSVSGGSPSNPALNKRSTTPLPSPLSQGYSVGGAEDNGAALAPASATAETAGNVGLGGWGGGRGGWGNSKPQASVWG, from the exons ATGGCGGCATACTACGAGAATTCGCAATCGCAATggcctcccgctcctcctcctcaggtcGGTGGCGGCTGGGATCACcagacccctcctcccgcgcGGTCCG GTGCTAGTTCGGTCATCCCCCGCGAGGAGCCTGCGGCGTTTTCCCACCAGCTCGAGG AGGTTGACCGTGCCATCGACAACCTGCTCAAGAGCGGGAAGATGTATGGAGCGCCTGGCGTGGGTGGTCGTC ATCCCCGTGCTCCCGGCGGTGGCCCCGGATCCCGTCCCCACTCCGTGGCCGACTTTGGTGATGTCCGCGGCGGTCCTCCTCACCAGAACCCGACCAACCTGCAGAACTTCTACGCATCGCAGCGGCACCAGACCTCGCGCGGCTCGAACGAGGCGGAGCAGATGATGCAGGCCAAGAGGAGAATGGCTGCTCAGCGGGAGCGTGAGCTTCGTAATTACCATCAGGAGCAGCAATACAACCGGA CTGCCATCGTCGATCCTTCTGGGTTTAACAAGCCTGACCGCACCTTGAGCCCAAACAGCCTGCCTGAGGAAGAGCGCCGGAAGCTTATTGCTCAACAACGCCAGGCACTGTACGGCGAAGGTGAATTTCCTGGTggcccccctcttccccaggcTCGCGGCTTCTATGGCGGGGGTCCCATGTATGATTCCGGCCGTGCTTCTTTGGGCCAGATTGATCCCAGCGCCCAGGGTCCTTTGGAGGGCGGACAGGGACTTGCATCTGCCGGAGGCAACGACCAGGCACGCGCCAACAGCAACTCGAGCCCTCAGTCGAACCCCAGCGGTGGAGGAAAGGGTATGTACGACGCCCCTCTGGCTCAGCAAACGACTCGCACCAGCGCTTCTTCTCCCGGAGGGTCCCCGCCTCGCCAGGCCTCTCAGGGCGGTAAGCCCGGCCAGGGGTCTGTTGCTCCCATTGGGACTCGCCCTTCGGTGAGCGGCGGATCGCCGTCGAACCCGGCTTTGAACAAACGGTCGACGACTCCGTTGCCTTCGCCTTTGAGCCAAGGTTACAGTGTTGGGGGTGCTGAGGATAACGGGGCGGCCCTTGCTCCTGCCTCGGCCACGGCTGAGACTGCTGGGAATGTTGGACTGGGCGGCTGGGGTGgcggtcgtggtggttggggcaATAGCAAGCCCCAGGCTAGCGTCTGGGGTTAA
- a CDS encoding hypothetical protein (COG:S; EggNog:ENOG503Q4TH): MQGRGRLPRLAFLSQCHRSLYASLSVNKNRLAAISNITSISHHNLPTYHFQICSFRVSAYRMSTPPPPTQLLFHHDASLATHTTTLLTITPFSSLPAPDQSLFKSPPTNAFVLTFPSTIFHPQGGGQPSDEGHITLTYPPSVAFSVISARHSITNPSQVLHLGFFAPSVPPPDERPLFTPGDQITQTINANLRNYHSRLHTAGHVLGSAVRHLLESQIEDFDELKASHFPDSAACEFRGLIDSKWKEPIQEKVNEFLAAKMPVEVEWWDEEDFRREGLERLIPRGKDGEVVKPENTDGGRWRVVRIVGAEVYPCGGTHVERTDLCGEVRVRKVGRGKGCSRVGYGVVPGLEG, translated from the exons ATGCAAGGGCGTGGTAGACTGCCTAGACTTGCTTTCTTATCTCAATGCCACAGGTCCCTGTACGCATCGCTTTCAGTGAATAAAAACCGGCTTGCAGCCATCTCAAATATTACATCAATATCTCATCACAACTTACCCACCTACCACTTCCAAATCTGCTCTTTCAGGGTATCAGCCTACAGAATG tccaccccaccaccaccaacccagctcctcttccaccacgaCGCCTCCCTCGCAACCCacacaacaaccctcctcaccatcacccccttttcctcccttccCGCCCCTGACCAATCCCTCTTCAaatccccccccaccaacgccTTCGtcctcaccttcccctcaACAATCTTCCACCCGCAGGGAGGTGGCCAGCCCTCAGACGAAGGCCACATAACCCTCACCTACCCCCCCTCGGTAGCCTTCTCCGTCATCTCCGCCCGCCATTcaatcaccaacccctcacaAGTCCTCCACCTAGGCTTTTTTGCCCCTTCTGTCCCCCCACCTGATGAACGGCCACTATTCACCCCAGGAGACCAAATCACCCAAACGATCAACGCCAACCTAAGAAACTACCACTCCCGCCTCCACACAGCCGGTCACGTCCTCGGCTCCGCAGTCCGGCACCTCCTCGAGTCCCAAATcgaagactttgacgagCTAAAGGCTTCCCATTTCCCGGACTCGGCAGCGTGTGAGTTTAGGGGGTTGATAGACTCTAAATGGAAGGAGCCGATCCAGGAGAAAGTCAATGAGTTTTTGGCCGCGAAGATGCcggttgaggttgagtggtgggatgaggaggatttcagacgggaggggttggagaggttgataCCCCGggggaaggatggggaggtggtaaAGCCGGAGAACACGgacggggggaggtggagggttgtGAGGATTGTTGGGGCGGAGGTGTATCCCTGTGGGGGGACTCATGTGGAAAGGACGGACCTGtgcggggaggtgagggtgaggaaggtggggagggggaaggggtgttCGAGGGTTGGGTATGGGGTTGTtccggggttggaggggtga
- a CDS encoding hypothetical protein (COG:H; EggNog:ENOG503NX6Z): MSTTTAPHKLYFGYGSNLWLDQMSRRCPSSPYLGIGRLRQHKWFINSRGYANIAHVPTPSPPSEVWGLTYALTPEDEEMLDINEGVPYAYEKRELTIEFWEQDGDKQGKGEEREALVYIDFERDKGGFKPREEYIVRMNRGIDDALREGVPSSYVEGVLRGYIPAEEQDEEVEKLAERQAGGFKDESGVIPARVTAEAVGSGVDLVSNVKGVGEVLDGKEYMSGASSSKSRYAFRLRHQTPYLSWYQHSTQATHVYEMLNYLPKNTLQILEIGCGMGAVTDCLAQHIKSRNGHIDALDPAPDSYVCSLEQYVQDTENFYPSPWTLGDHQHAVSQRNPNTVTFHNADAIKFLDDGDDKDKKWDVAVFFHSVWYLDSVDVLKNTLEKLKGRVKRVFVVEHALRATNKYARSHVFAALAMAAVGEERQKKGVDTTGHVTFLGTPPKIKKAMEETGWALEKEAETVPDGELIDGVVDVTWARSTLFREQFNELGLQGTKKEGLVQALLNAATQELVLDDRRRMSRCGDDTIPHACAMDVWVANFVLEKEEEK; the protein is encoded by the exons atgTCGACAACAACCGCCCCCCACAAACTCTACTTTGGCTACGGCTCCAACCTCTGGCTGGACCAAATGTCCCGCcgctgcccctcctccccttacCTAGGGATAGGACGTCTCCGCCAGCACAAATGGTTCATCAACTCGCGCGGCTACGCCAACATCGCCCACGTCCCGACACCCTCGCCCCCTTCTGAAGTCTGGGGGTTGACCTACGCTCTCACACCCGAAGACGAAGAGATGCTGGATATCAACGAGGGAGTCCCCTACGCCTATGAGAAGAGGGAATTAACGATCGAGTTTTGGGAACAGGATGGGGACAAacagggaaagggggaggagagggaggcgttAGTTTACATTGACTTTGAGAGGGACAAGGGGGGGTTTAAACCGAGGGAGGAGTATATTGTTAGGATGAACAGGGGGATTGATGATGcgctgagggagggggtgccgaGCAGTtatgtggagggggtgttgagggggtaTATCCCTGCCGAGGAGCAAGAcgaagaggttgagaagcTTGCTGAACGGCAGGCGGGTGGGTTTAAAGATGAGAGCGGGGTTATACCGGCGAGGGTGACGGCTGAGGCGGTGGGGTCGGGGGTTGATCTCGTCAGCAATGTGAAAGGCgttggggaggttttggatgggaaggagtA TATGAGCGGTGCTTCGAGCTCTAAATCCAGATATGCATTCAGGCTCCGCCATCAGACTCCCTACCTCTCATGGTACCAGCACTCAACCCAAGCCACGCACGTCTACGAAATGCTTAACTACTTACCCAAGAACACACTCCAAATATTGGAAATAGGCTGCGGCATGGGCGCCGTCACGGACTGTTTAGCACAACACATCAAGTCTCGGAATGGTCACATTGACGCTCTCGATCCCGCACCTGACTCGTATGTGTGCTCGCTGGAGCAGTACGTGCAAGATACCGAAAACTTCTACCCCTCTCCGTGGACTCTGGGTGATCATCAGCACGCCGTGTCTCAACGGAATCCCAACACGGTCACCTTCCACAATGCGGACGCGATCAAGTTCCTCGACGACGGAGacgacaaggacaagaagtgGGATGTAGCGGTGTTTTTCCATTCCGTCTGGTACTTGGACTCGGTGGACGTCCTGAAGAACACACTTGAGaagttgaaggggagggtgaagagggtttTTGTTGTCGAGCATGCGCTACGTGCCACGAACAAGTATGCACGGTCGCATGTGTTCGCCGCGCTTGCGATGGCTGCAgtcggggaggagaggcagaagaagggcgTGGACACCACGGGCCACGTGACGTTTTTGGGCACTCCTCCAAAGATAAAAAAGGCCATGGAGGAGACGGGGTGGGCGTTGGAAAAGGAGGCGGAGACGGTGCCGGATGGAGAGTTGATCGATGGAGTTGTCGATGTCACATGGGCTCGTTCAACCCTATTTAGGGAGCAGTTCAACGAGCTGGGACTGCAAGGCACCAAGAAGGAGGGTTTGGTGCAGGCTCTGCTGAACGCGGCTACTCAAGAGCTGGTTCTCGATGATAGGCGGAGGATGAGCCGGTGCGGTGATGACACTATTCCCCACGCCTGTGCAATGGATGTTTGGGTGGCGAATTTTGTGCTggagaaagaggaagagaagtaG
- a CDS encoding hypothetical protein (EggNog:ENOG503NYEE; COG:E; COG:G), which produces MSENNNDNNATIHTAVEPVMAKTDGTGDYGTTAHATTTRISVEGHTTDSDSESAAVAAGLKHLENQEVKWYSYLLTVDFWAIIALGQILALCITGSNTFTSFLSSVNTIIPAFQTLFNYALLTIVYLPYTIYKHGWAKYRSILWRDGWKYFILSFFDVQGNYFTVLAYEYTNILSAQLLNFWAIVCVVILSFFFLKVRYRPVQIAGILICCGGMGVLLASDHINGTNGGNGKDMIKGDLFGLLGATLYGITNVYEEWFVSKRPMYEVLSFLGIFGVCINGVQAAIFDRSSFAGATWNGDVAGWLVGYTFCLFIFYSLVPLILRMGSAAIFDVNLLTANFWGVIIGTRVFGYTIHWMYPIAFVLIIFGMVVYFLAGTILGDSKKPWLGDNQKDGVAGLGTAKLKALNEARRKGLAREEVAGEA; this is translated from the coding sequence ATGTCTGagaacaacaacgacaacaacgccaCCATTCACACGGCCGTCGAGCCTGTCATGGCCAAGACAGACGGCACCGGTGACTATGGGACAACCGcccatgccaccaccaccagaatcAGTGTCGAGGGCCACACAACTGATAGCGACTCCGAGTCCGCCGCCGTGGCCGCTGGCCTCAAGCACCTCGAAAACCAGGAGGTCAAGTGGTACTCCTACCTCTTGACCGTCGACTTCTGGGCCATCATCGCTCTGGGTCAAATCCTGGCGCTGTGCATCACCGgctccaacaccttcacCTCGTTCCTGAGCTccgtcaacaccatcatccccgccTTCCAGACCCTCTTCAACTACGCCCTGCTGACAATTGTCTACCTCCCATACACCATCTACAAGCATGGCTGGGCCAAATACCGCTCCATCCTGTGGCGCGACGGCTGGAAGTACTTCATCTTGTCGTTCTTTGACGTCCAGGGAAATTACTTCACTGTTTTGGCATACGAGTACACCAATATCCTGTCTGCCCAGCTCCTCAACTTCTGGGCCATCGTCTGCGTGGTCATCCTGTCATTTTTCTTCCTCAAGGTCAGATACAGACCCGTTCAAATCGCCGGTATCCTCATCTGCTGCGGCGGCATGGgtgtcctcctcgccagcgATCACATCAACGGCACCAACGGCGGCAACGGCAAGGACATGATCAAGGGCGATCTTTTTGGTCTGCTGGGGGCGACGCTCTACGGCATTACGAATGTCTACGAGGAGTGGTTTGTTTCCAAAAGGCCAATGTACGAGGTTCTTTCGTTCCTGGGCATTTTCGGGGTGTGCATCAACGGGGTGCAGGCGGCTATTTTTGATCGGAGTAGCTTTGCGGGCGCGACGTGGAACGGGGATGTggcggggtggttggtgggttaTACGTTTTGCTTGTTCATTTTCTACTCGCTCGTTCCGCTGATCTTGCGGATGGGGAGTGCGGCGATTTTTGATGTGAACCTGCTGACGGCCAACTTTTGGGGTGTGATTATCGGGACGAGGGTGTTTGGGTATACCATTCACTGGATGTACCCGATTGCGTTTGTGTTGATCATctttgggatggtggtgtacTTTTTGGCGGGGACGATTTTGGGGGATTCGAAGAAACCGTGGTTGGGGGATAACCAGAAGGATGGcgtggctgggctggggacAGCCAAGTTGAAGGCGTTGAatgaggcgaggaggaaggggttggcgagggaggaggttgctggggaggcttag
- a CDS encoding hypothetical protein (EggNog:ENOG503P10K; COG:Q) yields the protein MFSSLEEVQGIGYAVADGSLASEAKVTISSSSQTKVDAAVSRLKSDYPSQTDTIVGFPADLSNPITVEDDLDVLFKKAESTHVASRYLPKENTSSITITSGSVTKKPAKGRTLMSYYGGGLSTLVKALAVDLAPIRANVVQPGYVETGLWTEEQKASTAKAVAKSTLTGVPAKGEDVVEAYLWLMKDSNVTGATAETDSGGLLA from the exons ATGTTCTCATCCTTGGAGGAAGTTCAGGGCATAGGTTATGCCGTGGCAGATGGCTCTCTCGCTTCTGAAGCCAAGGTCAccatttcctcctcttctcagaCCAAAGTTGATGCTGCCGTTTCTCGTCTGAAATCAGACTACCCCTCCCAAACAGACACGATTGTCGGCTTCCCCGCtgacctctccaacccaatcACGGTGGAAGACGACCTTGATGTCCTGTTCAAGAAAGCCGAGTCTACCCACG TCGCATCTCGATACCTGCCCAAGGAGAACACTtccagcatcaccatcaccagcggGTCTGTGACAAAGAAGCCGGCGAAAGGGCGGACCCTGATGAGTTATTATGGCGGCGGACTCTCCACTTTGGTCAAAGCGCTCGCTGTTGATCTCGCGCCGATCAGGGCGAACGTGGTTCAACCTGGCTATGTCGAGACAGGACTCTGGACGGAAGAGCAGAAGGCATCCACGGCCAAAGCTGTCGCCAAATCAACGCTCACGGGGGTGCCCGCCAAGGGCGAAGATGTTGTGGAGGCGTAtctgtggttgatgaaggaCAGCAACGTGACTGGAGCAACGGCGGAGACGGATTCTGGTGGGCTGTTGGCTTAA
- a CDS encoding hypothetical protein (EggNog:ENOG503PIJB), giving the protein MILSPSGSPGRGDRPVSDILDSPITRSPPPPPPPPPPPRKEFKAYGQDYQYAETWSNPLPEFIVHNPGTKNDDPGALEAGTAGVTGGIGATTRAGPRPESLDGTQDTSASMDYQGNISHHRPDTVGSKGSVMREAVWVPPYEKPWYRKLTHLQWLIATVTVLGILAVVLAILGAMGILTGTAGTQSTSGAGNSTSSGASTSSSTTSSSPVRPSPTSQNLDNFCKDSGSFLKDVGIYSIQVDGTTNWEQGFDSATTAELCCNACFEASNCAGWLHTGIDFTPCTLFSLKEGIFDEAKDKDKCPRGQANEITFKEDNAKKGASAARGPCSNGFKFG; this is encoded by the exons ATGATCCTGTCACCCTCAGGAAGTCCTGGCCGAGGAGACCGACCTGTCTCAGACATCTTAGACTCGCCCATAACCAgatcaccgccgccgccaccgccgccaccaccgccgcctcggAAAGAGTTCAAAGCCTACGGTCAAGACTACCAGTACGCCGAAACTTGGTCCAATCCGCTTCCAGAGTTTATCGTTCACAACCCTGGTACCAAGAACGACGACCCCGGTGCGCTAGAAGCAGGAACGGCCGGAGTTACGGGGGGAATTGGAGCAACGACCAGAGCGGGGCCAAGACCTGAGAGTCTCGACGGCACTCAAGATACCAGTGCCAGCATGGATTACCAGGGGAATATTTCGCATCATCGTCCCGACACTGTCGGGTCTAAGGGATCCGTCATGAGGGAAGCGGTCTGGGTACCGCCATACGAGAAACCCTGGTACAGAAAACTCACCCACCTTCAATGGCTCATCGCCACCGTTACTGTTCTCGGCATCCTTGCGGTTGTTCTTGCGATTCTGGGAGCGATGGGTATTCTCACCGGGACAGC TGGTACTCAGTCGACCTCTGGCGCTGGCAACAGCACAAGCAGTGGCgcctcaacatcatcttcaacaacatcatcatcaccagttCGACCAAGCCCAACA TCACAGAATCTCGACAACTTTTGCAAAGACTCGGGTTCGTTTCTCAAAGACGTCGGCATCTACAGCATCCAAGTCGATGGTACGACGAACTGGGAGCAAGGATTTGATTCGGCCACCACGGCGGAACTCTGCTGCAATGCTTGCTTCGAAGCTTCGAATTGTGCCGGCTGGTTACATACCGGCATCGACTTCACACCCTGCACGCTTTTTTCTCTCAAGGAGGGCATTTTCGACGAGGCAAAGGATAAGGACAAGTGCCCGAGGGGTCAGGCGAACGAGATCACTTTTAAGGAGGATAACGCGAAGAAGGGTGCCTCTGCGGCAAGGGGACCTTGTAGCAACGGTTTCAAGTTCGGCTAG